The genomic region CGCATACGCTGGCTTTTGTCAGGGGGACGAGCAACGTCTCGTACGAACAGGGGGCCATCCATGACCGACGCCAGTCACGAGAGCGTGCCGAGCAGGCACCGCAAGCGATTCCCGGGCATCTCCTCGCGGGCCTACGAGCACCCGGCGGACCGATCGGCCCTGGTGGCCCTGCGCAAGCTGAGCGGTTTCGACACCGTGTTCAAGGCGCTGAGCGGCCTCCTGCCCGAGCGCAGTCTGCGGCTGCTCTTCCTCTCGGACTCCGTCCGGGTGAGCGACGCCCAGTTCACACATCTCAACGACATGCTGCGGGACGCGTGTTACATCCTGGACCTCAAGAAGGTCCCGCCGATGTATGTGAACCAGGACCCGCAGCCGAACGCCATGTGCATCGGCCTCGACGAGCCGATCATCGTGGTGACGACCGGGCTGGTGGAACTGCTCGACGAGGAGGAGATGCGGGCCGTCGTCGGCCACGAGGTGGGCCATGCCCTCTCCGGCCACTCGGTGTACCGCACGATATTGCTCTTCCTCACCAATCTGGCGCTCAAGGTGGCGTGGATCCCGCTCGGCAACGTCGCGATCATGGCGATCGTGACCGCGCTGCGCGAATGGTTCCGCAAGTCGGAGCTGTCCGCCGACCGCGCCGGACTGTTGGTGGGGCAGGATCTGCGTGCCTCGATGCGCGGGCTGATGAAGATCGCCGGCGGCAATCATCTGCACGAGATGAATGTGGACGCCTTCCTGGCCCAGGCCGACGAGTACGAGAAGGGCGGCGACCTCCGCGACTCCGTGCTCAAGATCCTCAACGTGCTGCCCCGGACGCATCCGTTCACCACGGTCCGCGCGGCCGAGCTGAAGAAGTGGTCGGAGACCCGCGACTACCAGCGCATCATGGACGGCCACTACCCCAAGCGCGACGAGGACAAGGACACGTCGGTGACGGACTCCTTCCGTGAGTCCGCGTCGCACTACGCCGACACGGTGCGCACCAGCAAGGACCCGCTGATGAAGCTTGTCGGCGACATCGCGGGCGGTGCGGGCGACCTCGGCGGCAAGCTCCGCGACAAGTTCACCGGAGCTGCCGGCGGGGGCGGCGCGGGCAAGGGCGGCGCTCCGGCCTCGGACGCTACGGACGGCTCCGAGGGGACCTGGCGACGCCCGGATCCTGAAGAGGGCTCCGGGTCGGGGAGCTGACGGCCAGCGTGCCGCAGAGCGCCGCCGAGGGCACACCCGCGGCATAGGGGTCGGTGCCTGCGGGCCCCCGGGTGTCCGCCCGCTCGCCCGCGAGCAGTGGACGCAGCGTTCCCGTCGTGTCGGCGGAGCACGACTGCGGGCCGGCCTGGACATAGGCGCTGCGGACCTCCAGCCGGTGCAGCCGGATGTCCTCGCGGTCGAGCAGGAAGTGCAGGACGCGGCGCACGGTGAAGAGCGAGGCTCCGTCGGCCCGGTGGGGGCCGGACACGGCGGGCCGCAGCGCATAGGTGAAGGTGTGGTCGGACACCACCTCCAGGGTGTCCGCCCCCGCTTCCGCGTAGGACAGGGTGCCCTGGACCCTGACGTCGGAGTCGGCCAGTTCCACCTCGGCCGGGTCGAAGCGCACCAGCCAGCCGGTCGCACTGTGCTCGCCGTCGTCGGCCGGTGAGGCCATGCTC from Streptomyces sp. QL37 harbors:
- a CDS encoding M48 family metallopeptidase; this translates as MTDASHESVPSRHRKRFPGISSRAYEHPADRSALVALRKLSGFDTVFKALSGLLPERSLRLLFLSDSVRVSDAQFTHLNDMLRDACYILDLKKVPPMYVNQDPQPNAMCIGLDEPIIVVTTGLVELLDEEEMRAVVGHEVGHALSGHSVYRTILLFLTNLALKVAWIPLGNVAIMAIVTALREWFRKSELSADRAGLLVGQDLRASMRGLMKIAGGNHLHEMNVDAFLAQADEYEKGGDLRDSVLKILNVLPRTHPFTTVRAAELKKWSETRDYQRIMDGHYPKRDEDKDTSVTDSFRESASHYADTVRTSKDPLMKLVGDIAGGAGDLGGKLRDKFTGAAGGGGAGKGGAPASDATDGSEGTWRRPDPEEGSGSGS